One region of Spiroplasma culicicola AES-1 genomic DNA includes:
- a CDS encoding ABC transporter permease, with the protein MKNIFKSYIKLFIKSWVETIGTIVFLLIFTMVVLGMLATPLQLSFKASSLKSKTNTWDQQMQYNKSYDDDFLYNNIYLGGEFSIEYKGEKLLLLEEKENGWFTDPAKEIIKAYAENKEEEMAKISDITNQSQKSILATEEESENYKEAVQRITSFFLQSYRRNGPEVELTINIGNEEQTILVKDVFKGEFLNTADNTHSLNNLQSYIVNNALMKMTEQNSTAEFAVFDKLELKTTKGSDGYTYKIESYNPSFSNEKGAKLNNLIIDKGQKEIAEYTKDTNEYEAYINDLYAESHNLDIGDVFEIDMPLSSTTSKTVKFKIVGIANKYSTIAPIDTSIFDSITNYGQIFVEKSFFNDEILFGKILGEKFVSSSSLYFNQDRMIKNFNADLNKYFSSSDNDGIQSIFKPGTSTFTAMKYHLQITTLTNLTIMTWIFAVIGGILLFLSFFFIIFVLKKEINSTRKQLGVFKAMGYKTSELTWIFSLKTFITMAIGIILGYLASIPFQIDAAENTFRGMVIFNYQSIYLNPIFLLTVFIIIPALFALVAYITIFKYLNEGALQLLSFGPKQKKPWMVYVAYILFFPSFIFMGINKLILHIMKKKNIGFTYKMQESFVQFSKGKYVLIMTLIGFSSFLFSLQLRALPVINDMINGGFNFFTSDVNHKYDMSSTSKLKFNKDDELVYRDEVKQPDIKYIDFAQEGSVENYIKNNSDSFIHYDNIHILFATIAEARDLAIKEIKNIAPANAEKIKAVIPIVSNLTALLAPLDLVGQLSVNQVKGWYYNYDSFVQTMNNWEKSDNLNNVFTLRAPTGENEDQISGIWLSDIAKYSCFSTDLNYNSCSDIEGYQKYLLESNNNNNNNNYSNNNENSRAAEAGASPIFSSLLQEVYFKDFSRDQFVAANTVFFNSKTDSFAFDMPYFIEGNSEIGDSSTFTAMDFASKKYGDPSVIFNLTSVSSSQLEELTDENDQFINGVIAYRLAKLLNLHVGDIFQINLGNKGSQVLKVRVAAINEAANMTQSIWFDYKTLINHIGSDELKTMNLEPQFTSMYSTRASLEGKFDLKNIQNLASSFKGKLESTSIWTGIDTSWMGTILDLYSPIIDDMDIENLPLPDWAEPIRDPIEKFLKWFKELKAESFVEDEKINYFMDGNVLGGNIMVFPLIKAAIDSLMSAMTNSMVMYILIDILLLTVLLIVIMNIIVRDSINIITIMRSLGYNDRKINWMVMGRYITGSLIAFITAYIGSVVTWNIIQMIVWNKFTVLVTIPTVLWLPVVSFIAIGGIMFAGWIAAMYQIKKQPLTYLVS; encoded by the coding sequence ATGAAAAATATTTTTAAGTCTTATATTAAATTATTTATTAAGTCATGAGTAGAAACTATAGGAACTATTGTTTTTTTACTTATTTTCACTATGGTTGTTTTGGGAATGTTGGCAACTCCTTTGCAACTTTCTTTTAAAGCATCTAGTTTAAAATCTAAGACAAATACATGAGATCAACAAATGCAATATAATAAATCATACGATGATGATTTTTTATATAACAATATTTATTTAGGTGGCGAATTTTCAATTGAATATAAAGGTGAGAAACTATTATTATTAGAAGAAAAAGAAAATGGTTGATTTACAGATCCAGCTAAAGAAATTATTAAAGCTTATGCAGAAAATAAGGAAGAAGAAATGGCCAAAATTTCTGATATTACTAATCAAAGTCAAAAATCAATTTTAGCTACTGAAGAAGAATCTGAAAACTATAAAGAAGCAGTTCAAAGGATTACAAGTTTTTTTCTACAATCATATAGAAGAAATGGTCCAGAAGTTGAACTGACTATTAACATTGGTAATGAAGAACAAACTATTTTAGTAAAAGACGTATTTAAAGGTGAATTTTTAAATACAGCCGATAATACTCATAGTTTAAATAATCTTCAATCATATATTGTTAATAATGCACTTATGAAAATGACAGAACAAAATTCAACAGCAGAGTTTGCAGTTTTTGATAAGTTAGAATTAAAAACTACAAAAGGATCAGATGGTTATACTTATAAAATTGAATCGTATAATCCATCATTTTCAAATGAAAAAGGTGCAAAACTTAATAACTTAATTATTGATAAAGGTCAAAAAGAAATTGCAGAATATACAAAAGATACTAATGAATATGAAGCTTATATAAATGATCTCTATGCAGAGAGTCACAATTTAGATATTGGTGACGTTTTTGAAATTGATATGCCCTTATCAAGCACAACTTCAAAAACTGTAAAGTTTAAAATTGTGGGAATTGCAAATAAATATTCAACAATTGCACCTATAGATACTTCAATCTTTGATTCAATTACAAACTATGGTCAAATATTTGTTGAAAAATCTTTCTTTAATGATGAAATTTTATTTGGAAAAATTTTGGGAGAAAAATTTGTTTCTTCATCAAGTTTATATTTTAATCAAGATAGAATGATTAAAAATTTTAATGCTGACTTAAATAAATATTTCTCATCTTCAGATAATGATGGCATACAAAGTATTTTTAAACCAGGTACTTCAACTTTCACTGCAATGAAATATCATTTGCAAATTACAACTTTAACTAATTTAACAATTATGACTTGAATTTTTGCCGTAATTGGGGGAATCTTATTATTTCTTTCATTTTTCTTTATTATATTTGTCTTGAAAAAAGAAATTAATTCAACTAGAAAACAACTTGGAGTTTTTAAAGCTATGGGTTATAAAACTAGTGAATTAACATGAATTTTTTCTCTTAAAACATTTATTACAATGGCCATAGGTATAATTCTTGGATATTTAGCATCAATTCCTTTCCAAATAGATGCTGCTGAAAATACTTTTAGAGGCATGGTAATTTTTAATTATCAATCAATTTATTTAAATCCAATATTTTTATTAACTGTTTTTATTATTATTCCTGCTTTATTTGCATTAGTAGCTTATATAACAATCTTTAAATATTTAAATGAGGGTGCATTACAATTATTAAGTTTTGGACCAAAACAGAAAAAACCGTGAATGGTTTATGTTGCCTACATTTTATTTTTCCCATCATTTATTTTTATGGGTATTAATAAATTAATTTTGCATATTATGAAGAAAAAAAACATTGGATTTACCTATAAAATGCAAGAATCTTTTGTGCAGTTTTCAAAAGGTAAATATGTTTTAATTATGACTTTAATTGGATTTAGTTCATTTCTATTTTCACTTCAATTAAGAGCACTACCAGTAATAAATGACATGATTAACGGTGGTTTTAATTTCTTTACAAGTGATGTAAATCACAAGTATGATATGTCTTCAACTTCAAAGTTAAAGTTTAATAAAGATGATGAATTAGTATATAGAGATGAAGTTAAACAACCAGATATTAAATATATAGATTTTGCACAAGAAGGTAGTGTAGAAAATTATATTAAAAATAATTCAGATTCATTTATACATTATGACAATATTCATATTTTATTTGCCACTATTGCAGAAGCAAGAGACCTAGCAATTAAAGAAATAAAAAACATTGCACCTGCAAATGCAGAGAAAATCAAAGCAGTAATTCCAATTGTTTCAAATCTTACTGCATTATTAGCTCCTTTAGACTTGGTTGGACAACTAAGTGTAAATCAAGTTAAAGGTTGATATTATAACTATGATTCATTTGTTCAAACTATGAATAACTGAGAAAAAAGTGATAATTTAAATAATGTATTTACATTACGAGCCCCAACTGGAGAAAATGAAGATCAAATTTCAGGAATATGATTAAGTGATATTGCTAAATACAGTTGTTTTTCAACTGACCTAAATTATAATTCATGTAGTGATATTGAAGGATATCAAAAATATTTATTAGAATCAAATAATAATAATAATAATAATAACTATAGCAATAATAATGAAAATTCAAGAGCAGCTGAAGCAGGAGCAAGTCCAATTTTTTCTTCTCTTTTACAAGAAGTTTACTTTAAAGATTTTTCAAGAGATCAATTTGTTGCTGCAAATACTGTATTCTTTAATTCAAAAACTGATAGTTTTGCATTTGATATGCCTTACTTTATAGAAGGAAATTCAGAAATAGGAGATTCTTCAACTTTTACCGCAATGGATTTTGCAAGTAAAAAATATGGTGATCCAAGTGTTATTTTTAATCTTACTTCTGTAAGTTCAAGTCAATTAGAAGAGTTAACAGATGAAAATGATCAATTTATTAATGGTGTCATAGCTTATCGATTAGCAAAATTATTAAATTTACATGTTGGAGATATATTTCAAATTAATTTAGGTAATAAAGGATCTCAAGTTTTAAAAGTTAGAGTTGCAGCTATTAATGAAGCTGCAAATATGACTCAATCAATTTGATTTGATTATAAAACTTTAATAAATCACATTGGTTCTGATGAATTAAAAACTATGAATTTAGAGCCACAATTTACTTCAATGTATAGCACAAGAGCAAGTCTTGAAGGTAAATTTGATTTAAAAAATATTCAAAATCTAGCAAGTTCATTTAAAGGTAAATTAGAATCAACTTCAATTTGAACTGGAATTGATACATCGTGAATGGGAACAATTTTAGATTTATATTCACCAATTATTGATGACATGGATATTGAAAATTTACCTTTACCTGACTGAGCTGAGCCTATTCGTGATCCAATTGAAAAGTTTTTAAAATGATTTAAAGAATTAAAAGCAGAATCATTTGTCGAAGATGAAAAAATTAATTATTTTATGGATGGAAATGTATTAGGGGGAAATATAATGGTATTTCCACTAATAAAAGCTGCAATTGATTCATTAATGTCTGCAATGACAAACTCAATGGTAATGTATATTTTAATTGATATTCTATTATTAACAGTTCTATTGATAGTTATTATGAATATTATTGTGCGTGATTCAATCAATATTATTACAATTATGAGGTCACTTGGATATAATGATCGCAAAATCAATTGAATGGTTATGGGACGATATATTACAGGTTCACTAATAGCATTTATAACTGCATATATTGGATCAGTTGTGACTTGAAATATTATTCAAATGATTGTATGAAATAAATTTACAGTTCTTGTAACTATTCCAACAGTACTTTGATTGCCAGTAGTATCATTTATTGCTATTGGGGGAATAATGTTTGCTGGTTGAATTGCTGCCATGTATCAAATCAAAAAGCAACCATTAACATACTTGGTAAGTTAA